In Haloimpatiens massiliensis, the following are encoded in one genomic region:
- a CDS encoding PTS sugar transporter subunit IIC: protein MFVIVKGLGLLIFTLVLFSIFSLKAPKGDKAMSGLANAAVASFLVEAIHKYIGGNFLGLKFIGEVGATAGSLSGPAAAILVGLSMGVNPVYAVVMGVAVGGLGILPGFIAGYLVSLIAPKVEEKLPEGLNIIFGALLLAPLARFIAVGVNPIVNSTLLTVGDVISVAANQSPIVMGFLLGGIMKIICTSPLSSMAVTAMLGLQGLAMGIAGIACVGGAFANGITFKRLKLGENSKVIAVMLEPLTQADIVTANPLPIYGGSFLGGALAGLSAAYFKIVNNAPGTASPIPGFLASFGFNKPLTVLMASALAIVGGIIGGLISSQIFKMMGYQKRTHNSTKVESKEEINQGKIRKEAI, encoded by the coding sequence TTGTTTGTTATTGTTAAAGGTTTAGGTTTATTGATTTTTACATTGGTATTATTTTCGATTTTTAGTCTTAAGGCTCCAAAAGGTGATAAAGCCATGTCAGGACTAGCTAATGCAGCAGTAGCAAGTTTTCTTGTAGAAGCTATCCACAAATATATTGGTGGCAATTTCCTTGGATTAAAGTTCATTGGAGAAGTTGGAGCAACGGCAGGAAGCCTAAGTGGTCCTGCAGCAGCTATATTAGTTGGACTAAGTATGGGAGTAAATCCAGTGTATGCAGTAGTTATGGGTGTTGCAGTGGGAGGTCTTGGAATATTACCAGGATTTATAGCAGGATACCTAGTAAGTTTAATAGCACCAAAGGTAGAAGAAAAATTACCAGAAGGATTGAATATAATATTTGGAGCATTACTTTTAGCACCACTAGCTAGATTTATAGCTGTAGGAGTTAATCCAATAGTAAACTCAACTTTACTTACAGTTGGAGACGTAATTTCTGTGGCAGCTAATCAATCCCCAATAGTTATGGGATTCCTTTTAGGTGGAATAATGAAGATAATATGTACATCACCACTAAGTTCCATGGCAGTAACAGCTATGCTTGGACTTCAGGGACTTGCTATGGGTATAGCAGGTATTGCCTGTGTAGGTGGAGCTTTTGCTAATGGAATAACATTTAAGAGATTAAAACTAGGAGAAAACAGTAAAGTAATAGCAGTTATGTTAGAACCTCTTACTCAAGCTGACATTGTAACAGCAAATCCACTGCCTATATATGGTGGAAGTTTCTTGGGAGGAGCGCTGGCAGGGTTATCAGCTGCGTACTTTAAAATTGTAAATAATGCACCAGGAACTGCATCTCCAATACCAGGATTCTTAGCATCTTTTGGATTTAATAAACCATTAACAGTCCTTATGGCATCTGCACTAGCAATAGTTGGAGGAATAATAGGAGGACTTATATCATCACAGATATTTAAGATGATGGGATACCAAAAGAGAACTCATAATAGTACAAAGGTTGAGTCAAAAGAAGAAATTAATCAAGGAAAAATTCGTAAGGAAGCTATTTAA
- a CDS encoding response regulator translates to MRIIIVEDDISVIKILEKIIYDRFLGEVVDYAMDGNEGVEKINKYNPDIVLVDLLMPEKDGLSLVREVAKQNNKVHFIMISQVMSKDMIGKAYEYGVEYYVSKPINAVEVENVIKKVQEKIKLNKTLEQIKYIFSENIPMDSPKIQKELEDQKEPMENYEEKIRNVMSKIGIMGEVGSEDIVKIVSFLIKSKKTMNEYSIKDLCSKFTDNPKSMEQRIRRTATVGMVNLANIGIEDYMNDVFVDYSNGIYNFEQIKKEMDFIRGKSSERGKVSLKKFIQGMAFYCEK, encoded by the coding sequence ATGCGAATAATTATAGTTGAAGATGATATAAGTGTAATTAAAATATTAGAGAAAATAATATATGATAGATTTCTTGGAGAAGTAGTGGATTATGCTATGGATGGAAATGAAGGAGTAGAAAAGATAAATAAGTACAATCCAGATATAGTCTTAGTGGATCTTTTGATGCCTGAAAAGGATGGCTTGTCTTTAGTAAGGGAGGTTGCAAAGCAGAATAATAAAGTACATTTTATAATGATATCTCAAGTCATGTCTAAGGATATGATAGGAAAAGCTTATGAATACGGAGTGGAATACTACGTAAGCAAACCTATAAATGCGGTGGAAGTAGAAAATGTAATTAAGAAAGTGCAAGAAAAAATTAAATTAAATAAAACATTAGAACAGATAAAGTACATATTTTCAGAAAATATTCCTATGGATTCACCGAAAATTCAAAAGGAATTAGAGGACCAGAAGGAACCTATGGAAAATTATGAAGAAAAGATAAGGAATGTAATGAGTAAAATAGGAATAATGGGTGAAGTAGGTAGTGAAGATATAGTAAAAATAGTTTCATTCTTAATTAAATCTAAAAAGACCATGAATGAGTATAGTATTAAAGATTTGTGTAGCAAATTTACAGATAATCCAAAATCCATGGAACAAAGAATTAGAAGAACTGCTACAGTAGGAATGGTTAATTTAGCTAATATAGGTATAGAAGACTATATGAATGATGTATTTGTGGATTACTCTAATGGAATATATAATTTTGAACAAATAAAGAAAGAAATGGACTTTATAAGAGGTAAAAGTAGTGAAAGGGGAAAAGTAAGTTTAAAGAAGTTCATACAAGGAATGGCATTTTACTGCGAGAAATAA
- a CDS encoding ATP cone domain-containing protein, giving the protein MKVIKRDGRTQEFDISKIMVSIERSSDDAGNPMTSSDILNMSEDVKNKIWDDFKNKVSYNDIRNIVIEKLSNSGFESVAKAYESQ; this is encoded by the coding sequence ATGAAAGTAATCAAGAGAGATGGAAGAACCCAAGAATTTGATATAAGCAAGATCATGGTTTCCATAGAAAGATCTTCTGATGATGCAGGAAATCCTATGACATCTTCAGATATACTTAATATGTCAGAAGATGTTAAAAATAAGATATGGGATGATTTTAAGAACAAAGTGAGCTATAATGACATAAGGAATATTGTTATAGAAAAATTAAGCAATTCCGGATTTGAAAGTGTAGCCAAAGCTTACGAATCACAATAA